In Leisingera sp. NJS204, the following are encoded in one genomic region:
- a CDS encoding cytochrome C oxidase subunit IV family protein, which yields MTHSPQTAEAAELQHDEGQQHPLKLYFAVWILLFVLSAASYWVDYAQLQGLLRWSLILIFMTLKAGLIIAVFMHMAWERLALIYAVLLPPLAMIGLLAILIIESDYTAETRVIEFGQGAAASE from the coding sequence ATGACACATTCACCGCAAACCGCCGAGGCCGCAGAGCTGCAGCATGACGAGGGGCAGCAGCATCCGCTAAAGCTCTATTTTGCAGTCTGGATACTGTTGTTTGTGCTCAGCGCGGCGTCTTATTGGGTGGACTACGCGCAGCTGCAGGGGCTATTGCGCTGGAGCCTGATCCTGATCTTCATGACGCTGAAGGCGGGGCTGATTATCGCGGTCTTCATGCATATGGCCTGGGAACGGCTGGCGCTGATTTATGCGGTTCTGCTGCCGCCCCTGGCGATGATCGGGCTCTTGGCGATACTGATCATTGAGTCGGATTACACAGCAGAGACACGGGTGATTGAGTTCGGACAAGGGGCTGCTGCGTCCGAGTAA
- a CDS encoding heme-copper oxidase subunit III family protein produces MEHPFQGQDQTLQQQGHSGFAADWGSDQRAFKKVSWGKAMMWILLLSDTFVFACFLVAYLNARNSTTVEWPNASEVFALHIGGANLPLILIAIMTFVLISSSGTMAMAVNCAYRKARKATAVLMLATAALGAAFVGMQAFEWSKLISEGVRPWGNPWGAEQFGASFFMITGFHGTHVTIGVIFLVIVARRVWRGDFDRNQRSWMSAGNGDYEAVEIMGLYWHFVDLVWVFIFAFFYLW; encoded by the coding sequence CGCTGCAGCAGCAGGGCCATAGCGGCTTTGCCGCCGATTGGGGGTCGGATCAGCGGGCCTTTAAAAAGGTCTCCTGGGGCAAGGCGATGATGTGGATCCTGCTGCTGAGCGATACCTTCGTCTTTGCCTGTTTCCTGGTCGCTTACCTGAACGCCCGCAACTCCACCACCGTGGAGTGGCCCAACGCCAGTGAGGTTTTTGCCCTGCATATCGGCGGCGCGAACCTGCCGCTGATCCTGATTGCCATCATGACCTTTGTGCTGATCTCTTCCTCCGGCACCATGGCGATGGCAGTGAACTGCGCCTACCGCAAGGCGCGCAAGGCCACCGCCGTGCTGATGCTGGCCACCGCCGCGCTGGGGGCGGCCTTTGTCGGGATGCAGGCGTTTGAATGGTCCAAGCTAATATCTGAGGGCGTGCGTCCCTGGGGCAATCCCTGGGGGGCCGAGCAATTCGGCGCCAGTTTCTTTATGATCACCGGTTTTCACGGCACCCATGTCACCATCGGGGTGATCTTTCTGGTGATCGTCGCCCGCCGGGTCTGGCGCGGCGATTTCGACCGCAATCAGCGCAGCTGGATGTCAGCGGGCAACGGCGACTACGAGGCGGTGGAGATCATGGGGCTTTACTGGCACTTCGTCGACCTGGTCTGGGTCTTTATCTTTGCATTCTTCTATCTGTGGTAG